The Hyphomicrobiales bacterium genome has a window encoding:
- a CDS encoding Amino acid/amide ABC transporter membrane protein 2 (HAAT family): MSAPAVQTSAPPRRPARRIDAALIALILGAVILWFAPVGMGRYGTYVLSLWLVMSIGVMGLNLTLGYAGQTSLAQAAFMGLGAYATAILTTKYGVSWYVAFALSGLLTFTVGLLLGFPALRVRTHYLAFVTLAFSTLIWLVLRNEQWLTGGVFGISNINRPDFFGIKLFGALEFHRFVVIVTLILSLKLWWLIRSPWGRAFTALRENPVRAASLGVDTRAYTLLAFAIGSAYGGFSGSLYAPLVEFIDPSPFSLSQSLFLLLMVVAGGAGYLFGPFVGALLGVVLPEWLRFAGSLYLIIFATIVLALLVICPQGVSGLVERGWNAIRRKTGGAR; encoded by the coding sequence ATGAGCGCCCCTGCCGTCCAGACTTCCGCGCCCCCACGCCGCCCGGCCCGCCGGATCGATGCTGCGCTGATCGCGCTCATTCTCGGCGCCGTCATTCTCTGGTTCGCGCCGGTCGGGATGGGTCGCTACGGCACCTATGTGCTCTCGCTCTGGCTCGTCATGAGCATCGGCGTGATGGGGCTCAACCTCACCCTCGGCTATGCCGGCCAGACCTCGCTGGCGCAGGCCGCCTTCATGGGCCTCGGAGCCTACGCCACAGCGATCCTGACCACGAAATACGGGGTGAGCTGGTACGTCGCCTTCGCCCTTTCAGGGCTGCTGACCTTCACCGTGGGACTGCTGCTCGGCTTCCCGGCGCTGCGCGTCCGCACCCATTACCTTGCCTTCGTCACCCTCGCCTTCTCGACGCTGATCTGGCTCGTGCTGCGCAACGAGCAATGGCTGACCGGCGGCGTCTTCGGGATCTCGAACATCAACCGCCCGGACTTCTTCGGCATCAAGCTGTTCGGCGCGCTCGAATTCCATCGCTTCGTCGTCATCGTCACGCTGATTCTCTCGCTCAAGCTGTGGTGGCTGATCCGCTCGCCCTGGGGCCGCGCCTTCACGGCTTTGCGGGAGAACCCGGTAAGGGCCGCGAGCCTCGGCGTCGACACCCGCGCCTACACGCTGCTGGCCTTCGCGATCGGCTCGGCCTATGGCGGCTTCTCTGGCTCGCTCTACGCGCCATTGGTCGAGTTCATCGACCCCTCTCCCTTCTCGCTGTCGCAGAGCCTGTTCCTGCTGCTGATGGTCGTCGCAGGCGGGGCCGGCTATCTCTTCGGCCCCTTCGTCGGCGCGCTGCTCGGCGTCGTGCTGCCGGAATGGCTGCGCTTCGCCGGCTCGCTCTACCTCATCATCTTCGCGACGATCGTGCTCGCCCTGCTCGTCATCTGCCCGCAGGGCGTCAGCGGCCTCGTCGAGCGCGGCTGGAATGCCATACGGCGCAAGACCGGAGGCGCGCGATGA
- the braF gene encoding High-affinity branched-chain amino acid transport ATP-binding protein BraF, protein MSPVLEVHDLHKAFGGIKAVNGVSFSVKEGEILGIIGPNGCGKSTLFNCILGQLEPTQGAVKLDGRDVTNMRPSALNRLGVSRTFQLLQVFPELSVRENLILAGQEHQGSMLGRLFGARDAGLSEKAEQMIGFFKLGHLAEAKAGGLSYGQQKLLDAAMAFMAGPRLVLLDEPAGGVNLTMLGDLKERLRAINTEQGATFVVIEHNMDFVMSLCTRVIVLAEGKVLAEGTPAEVRANPAVIEAYLGH, encoded by the coding sequence ATGAGCCCGGTTCTCGAAGTCCACGACCTGCACAAGGCCTTCGGCGGCATCAAGGCCGTGAACGGCGTCTCCTTCTCGGTGAAGGAGGGTGAGATCCTCGGCATCATCGGGCCGAACGGTTGCGGCAAGTCGACCCTGTTCAACTGCATCCTCGGCCAGCTCGAACCGACGCAAGGCGCGGTGAAGCTCGACGGCCGCGATGTCACCAATATGCGCCCGTCCGCGCTCAACCGGCTCGGCGTCAGTCGCACCTTCCAGCTGCTGCAGGTCTTCCCGGAACTCTCGGTGCGCGAAAACCTGATCCTCGCGGGCCAGGAGCATCAGGGCTCGATGCTCGGGCGGCTATTCGGGGCGCGCGATGCCGGGCTGTCGGAGAAGGCCGAGCAGATGATCGGCTTCTTCAAGCTCGGCCATCTCGCCGAGGCCAAGGCCGGCGGCCTGTCCTATGGCCAGCAGAAGCTGCTCGACGCGGCCATGGCCTTCATGGCCGGCCCGCGCCTCGTGCTGCTCGACGAGCCGGCCGGCGGCGTGAACCTCACCATGCTGGGCGATCTCAAGGAGCGGCTGCGCGCGATCAATACCGAACAGGGCGCGACCTTCGTCGTGATCGAGCACAACATGGATTTCGTGATGTCGCTCTGCACGCGCGTGATCGTGCTCGCCGAGGGCAAGGTTCTGGCCGAAGGCACGCCGGCCGAGGTCCGCGCCAACCCGGCCGTGATCGAAGCTTATCTGGGGCATTGA